The Anopheles maculipalpis chromosome 3RL, idAnoMacuDA_375_x, whole genome shotgun sequence genomic sequence GCCATAATTCGCACCAGTTACATCACGAAACAACTGAAAGCAAGCTTTTTGAAATGTAATGTCATGacttgttaatatttttaaagggtataaaaaaagtatgcaaacaaAAGACCCGCTTAATATTGTCTTAAACATGAACTACTAAAAGATAAATATACTGTATTTATTGCGAGAGCAgtccggtcttcacacggcaagaccggaattcaaatcccattcgaaccgttTCTTTGTAGAGAGGACTCAAATCTACGCGGTATCAACAAATCTATGGTAAGCCGATCGATGATCGGTGTAACTTAGTAAGTCGTTACGCGGAAAAGAAGATATTCAGTCTTTCGAATGGAAAATAGAATTGAGATAATATTGGAGCAAAACCCGGATGTGTCGTTATGTTTCACCAGATTGATTACAAACCATGCCTTTTGCATTGttatagaaaaataaagaaatcatATCAATCCAAAGGAATCCTATGATCAACAAGAAGTTCTGTAGAGTTTAGTTACTACACACTTACTGACAGGTTCTAAAGAGTGGTGAATCGGGTATGCAATACATTCCGGATCTCCGCTACCCTTACCGCTTCCTGCATCTCCCCGTACGCAGGCCTGATAAGCCTGCTTATTACAGAAATCGCCGAAAGTCAATAATGGCAGGTCAAAGCCTGTGGGAATTTCAGAgccgaaaaagaagaagttacTAGAGATCATCCTAAAAATCTTCACTCGCTGCTCGCGTCTGTTCATATAAGGCGGTGTAGTCCACATCaattgggaaacttttcagcTGTTCAATGACCTTACTGACAGGTTTCAACAGGTTGATTATGTCATTAGAACACCCAAAGCAGACCTTAACACCCTAGACCCATGAAATACGCCCAGAGGGATGAAATTGTTGACCTCTGATGTGGATCAAGACCAACAGCTGATTTTGATCGCAGGTTTGTTCAACGCCATTTATTCCAAATTCAAAGCAACTTACTCAAATCAActtaaatatatttatctTAAAGATTATAACCACCATTAGCGAAACCGAAATAATTGCTGCACACATTCGCTTATTCCACGCCCGATGAATCCATGTTGGAGGTAACTGCAATTTTCTTTCTGACATAGTTTTGATcatggttttctttcttttttcgacTTAGTGACCTACAAGCAagaaatttaaagtttttttttctgagctcGTATAAACAGTGCAGTGAGTAGCGCACGAGTCTTCTTGCTTGCCCTGcaatgaaagaaaatcataCGCTgcgttttaaataaaaaggtGATAATTGTTCTTTTTGTGTCCACTATTGAGTAAAGTCCATGTAGTTTcaatgttgtttattttgtttttattaaaatttattaatttattgctaGCCTTCTCGTAGTGGAAATCATCCTATAATATAACTCAAAACACAGGATTAAAACACCTTCACTCAGCTATTACTTTTCGCACGCTTTTCCATCAAACGACACAGTCCGAACGGTCTTATTATcgtcacgaaaaaaaaacacacacactcattaaTTCTGAAAACCGTACGCGTCTAATAAAACCAATAAATAAACTTGTCCTCCAACTTCACAGCTTGCCCTTCACCCACTACCGattgcacacaaacatccCGTGCGGTACTTGAACTTTAATGTGTGCCCGTGAGAAATAGTGTCGCCAAAGCAGACACGCGTTTCAATGTCAAAACCTCGCCCCACGCTGCAGGtgcttggtggtggtgttttggTCTGCTTTTAGCATCTTACCATTAACCCTCAAGCATATCACTGTGTTCACTGTGACGGTGGAATCGCTTACCTAACAACCGCTTACGCTACTAATCGCGAACCGCGGCTTTGATCTGTTCTGTTACGTGACggtctgctgctgttggcggCCGAGAACCGAACTGAAGCTGGAAGGCATCACATCGTCGAAGGCAATTTTGCGATGCGGCATAGATCACAGATTGGCGGCAGCATGAGTGGGCACTCAGTTGGCATTGCTCTCGTCGTACCCGTACGCATCCATTGCTGGAGTGAGCCAgacagaaaaggaaagaaaaacaaatgagtCACCACTGCCGCGTCAGGTCCGCACGCACCCGAGACTTACTTTCGTAGTGCTTATCGTACAGCTGCATAAAGTCGCCGAGCAGTTGACCTTCACATTCGGGCGCATCGAGCGTACCACCGTACGCGGGCGGCAAACACTTCGGGCTGATGCATTTGGTCAGCGAGCTAAAGTCACGGTTGTGGAAGTGCATCTTGTCCCGCAGCTCCTTCGAGATGAACGGCTTGAAGATGGTAAACAGCACATTGAACAGCATCGAGTTGTTGACGATGTGGATGCTCTTCAGCTGCAGCGGGCAGCACTTCTGAATCCACTGCAGGCTGACCATGGCGTGCTTCGGCGAGGCTTGGGCCACGTGTGACATCGAGAGTCCGTCAAAGTCGAAGATGATGCGAATACCGTTCACCTGCACGAGCGGATCCATCAGCGAGGCTTCGATGTTGATGCGGAATAGGGCCACCACGTCGTACATGGACACCTTCGACGTGTTCCATTTGcctgatgaaaacaaaacaaatagaaaaaaggctGTAAAGACTTGATGCAGCAAAGGTTGAGTCTACGGAGCAGAACAAACAGCCAAAACACGCAGTCAAATGTCCGGAAGCGGAATGTTTTACTGCCGGATACGATGGAATCATAATAACGCGTGCGAAAGTCAGACGGGCGTGAATGGATAAATACTTGCCGGGTCGCTGATTGACTCCATTTGTCCTAAACGAGTGTCGAATGATTCATTTGTGACTTTTGTAGGAagtgatgtgtttttgtggtgtAAAAGTGAAACCAACCGTGGAGATTGTGCAGAATAAGATGTGAAAGAAGTTGCCGTTGCTTGCACTGAATTGGtaataaaaccataaaaaggATGAATGCCAGCTACAATAATTGTGTTCAAGtagaatcaaataaataaagtcattgaaaaatcaatcaaaatgcattgaataaaataaacgactTTTGATAAGCCTCAAGGTCTTGTATATCaatgtttaataaaaagaAGGTCAAGGATTTTATTGCATTCGGACAGGCCGAAGAATCCTTTCGAGCGAAGGGCACAGTGCCCTTCGAGATTGTAAACACAAGCTTACCATTGACTGTAAAGGTTTATagctttattaatttaaagaaaattgaacttaaaCACCAAACTGATGGTTTTTAATGACCTTCTTTTGATTTCTCTCAATATTGCGCTTAAATATTTCCTAATCATATAACAATGTTTGCCccggaaagtatgcaatttcttGAGTTTTCGCAAGAAGTAAGAAATAACGTGAATCTTTTTTGAATTCATAACATACTTTACAAGTTCAAAGCCTAGTTGACACCTgtagatattaaaaattattttctataaCATGTTTTTGTATAATACCTTACAAAAAATTGGAGCTAAATCAAATAAGAATTCTTTGTGAGATCAATTGAAGCTGTAAACCTTTACATGACCCGAAACTTGTTCCAAAAAATCAAGTTATAATAATTCCATGAAAGAGAGAAGTAATTTTTATgtattggtaatttattttgattaactTTAAACTTAAATGaattgttttaagtttttaatttaagtttattttaagttttttttgttataacaaataaagtgttgttgaaaTGTTGTCTCTCCAATGTGAATTTGATGATCTATTCATTGTGCTATAttcaaacacattttatttatgtaaattaTGAAAACAACCCATCCGCACGAATCCACGTGATATAAATCAAACTAAATAAACCAATATTTTGTTGGCATGGCCTCGAAGATCGTTaaactttaaagaaaaaagagtAGTTGTTCCATTTCTTGAGTAGTTAAAGCATTTCAATGTGGGCcttcatttacaaaaaaaaatattaaaaagatTTATCAACAACGAAAGCAGAACAAACAGTCACACACTAATAAGTGTTGTTAAAAGATCTGAAACCTGATAAAACACATGCAAtgaatgcttctttttttattaatcattgttttctgttttgtacACCACTGCGACTGTGCAGCAGTAGCTTTTTCCGGGTTGCATCATTGCGTCAAACGTGCGTGACGACCCTTAGACTGAGACTACTCTCATTTTTATCCCGATGCACATTCTTCCCTCTGACTGTAAACCGGTACCAGATTAGTATTTATTGATTCAGATTGTACAAAGTCCAACCCAACGGCAAGACACAATCAATCTATCCAAACGTCCCATTCTATGTCTATTTAATTGTAACGATTTGCAGTCTGGTCGCGATTTCACCTTGTAGGAATATTCCACCGTACTCCACAGTTTATGAGATTCGTAAAGCAAGGAGAAAAACAACCACGGCAACTCAAAACCCACGTCAAGGTAAGTGTTGAAAGTGACAGTCTGCCGGTGCGTCAATTCAGTTCTCGATGAAAGTAGTAAACAACAGTCGGTGCGATAGTTGGGAGGGTTACGCAACAACTGCTCTATATACGCTGATGGTGCTTTGAATGAGCGAAAATAGGTCAAGATCGTAAGCGACTGGTGATTATGATGCCGATCAGTTgtttcaacaaacaacaaaacagaaatttaAACCCGGAAGAGTGATGattgtaaacattttttctttgtgatCTTTATGttgaacaaacatttttataatGTAAACCCAAATCTACctgaatgatttaaatgaaaatggatgCTGATTGTAAGCTACCTGTGAGAAACCGTGGTAAGTGACGTTTTGTATCATTATGAACGTTTATTTCttgtaaattgaattaaatcatGTAAAATAAGCTGAATGTTTTGCCATACTAAGTTCAAAACCTAACTAAGTCATTCATTCCATATATGAGAAGTGTTGtgtacaatcatattgatgaCGATGAAATTGGTCGCATACTTTCAAGCAAAATGATTATTATAAAGTTATAGCAAATCAAAATGATTGTTATTGTTACAAGCATGTTTTGTACAAAGTTCTCTGACAAAGTGAGAAATAAATGTacatgcatcatcatcaggttTGCTGaaagtttcaattttaaattcatcagACAAGATCTCAGATATAATGGTGTTACGAATGTGTGCACAACAATAAAGTCAGTACAATTGTGCTGACGGGCTCGCAATGGCAGctctgttttggttttatgttAAAATGTGCCGGGAAAAGTAATAAAGCCCGCAGAGGAGGATCTTCCTAAGCGAGCTGAGTGGCCTCGTGGGGCCCTCACCTCAAAAGGAACGCGCGGGCTGAAGCCCAAAATGAATAGGTTGGTGTCTGCCTTCACAGATTTGTTCCCAATGAGTAATTTCTGAACATGGTTTAGAAAGCTTCCCAGCTTAGTAGCTATCACAGAAATAGGAAGAGGCTCTAGTCGttcaaaagcacacacaccatTTTTATTCCAATAATGCAAAACCTGAAATTTGTTGACTGTAACTTCACCAAACTTGTTCGACTAACATGGCACGATCactcataattttttttttcgcatttttaaTCACCAGAACCAGATGTGTTGCAACTCCAGTCGCCCTAAACTAAGcttaaaacaatgcaaaacgaGCACACGATCACATCGCACACCTCTCTCTGAACAACTCTTTCCCTCGGAATAATCTCCCGAGTTGCCGAGATTCCCACCCTTACAGCTTCCATTCCATCAGCTAATACCCCTTCCAAGCTCGTTTGAGCACTTGGCAGGCACATTTTGTACGAATCAAATGCCATTATTGCATGCAAACTGACAGCAAACCCAGCATGATCATGTTTCAAACCTGActcgaaacaacaaaaagagatTGTTGCCAAAGTAGAATTGAACCCTCTTGGGAGATTACGAATTGTGCGATTTAGCAAAAGGTGCAGCAACACTTCAAACtggtttcgtttggttttggagaattttgacattggGCAGTCAAGAAAGGGTCAACGAACGGCTCGGACCAAGGAAGCCTCATGCATGCTAATTGTGTTGGGTTTTACTTACGTCCAAGCTGGGTTACGCATATGCCACATCCGTCGTCGTCACGCAACGGCAGGAAGCTCACCATGCCCGAGTCGTAGATGTGCCGAATGTGCGATGGTTTGATGCGGCCTTCGTAGTAATCCTTGCCGTAGCTGCGCTTCATCGCGAACGTGTGCCGGATGCACTCGAACGCCTTCTGCACATCGTACGCCAGCGGGCGCAAGAACTTCAGCAGAAACTTTTCATCGTCCAACGGTACGGTCAGCTTCTTCTCGCCTCGCAGCATCTCCCGGAGCTGTTCCAACGAGCGGGCCTTATTCTCTGGCGTTTCGTTCAGCTCCTGCTCAGCCTTCACAATCCAACGCTGCTCGGTGTAATCATCGTCTTGCAGATAGATGATGTACCCACGACCGAGATCGATGTACGGATAGTTCTTCTCGTTGTATTTAATCGAcattttgcttgctttggAATCACTTAACagaacacacacgcgcaccaCTAGTTTTTAAACTTGATATTACCAAGGATTTTCACTTTCCAACCGTAGGCATTAATGGTACATCAGGGACACAAGAATGAGCTGCCACAAACAATCCTCCAATTACCACTTCCCAAAACCGACAATCCGACAGTCGATAGAgctaacagcagcaacaccgaCAACTCGACGACCTTGGACCGGATGGCGTGTTTACTTTAGTCTCAGACGCTGTGAGAGGGTTTTAGTTCCGaaaaatgcctttttttcctcaaatTCACTTGACCCACTGCGGAGGGTGAAGGGagtacaaaacacaaacttgGGCCGGCTTCCACGCACACaaagcacgcacgcacgcacgcacggaaTCAAACCAGAAGCACAAATTGCACAACGACTCCACACGACTCAACCACGATCGTTCCCAGCTCAGCGATGAATGAAACCGCACGATCATCTCACCTCCAGCTTTATAGACTTCCGTGGGATCCGTGCAGCCCACCGTGTTCTGAGTTCGTTCGGCGTTCGTTTCGATGGCGATCGTCACGATCGTTTTGTGGTGTATTGGTGACCTTTTCGACTGACGCACCCGCGGATCGCCTGCCCGTCCGTCTGTTTGCGTATGCGTTTTTAGCTTTGTTTACTTATGAGCTCACTATCAACGATCGTACGCAAGACATCACTGGTCCGGTGAGCGACGAACCTTAGCGACAAAGGGACCCACCGAACTGCTTTGAAATGGGAAATTTTTTTAGTTGTATTTTTCCACGTGACTGGTTTCTTAGGCCGGGGTTTTCAGGTGCTTGTACCGTAAAGAAAAGCCTCCTGTACCGAGTGGTGTGACCTTCGGTGGAGATAGCTCGTGCAAGACCACGACACCTGGTGGATGATGGAGGTGATAATCGAATTTACAGTGCAATTTGACGAAGCCATAAAAAGTATCCACGGTCAAAGGAGACTGTCAAGGAAAGGTTTGTtacttatttttgtatttactTCATTGTTTTTTGTACAATGCGTTAAGTATTACActttagtttaaattttttcttcgatttgtAACGCTTTtagcaaaaattaaacaagtaAAAAGTAGTAGCAACTTTCATTGGATAGTGATTTGCTATGATCGTCGCTGGCCGTTTGCTGTCTTGAAGAATGGCTAATGCTATGCctgaaaatttttcaatttactgGGGTGAGTCAAATCAATCTCCAGCAATATTAAATTACCCTCCCCAAAACAAGTTCTGCTTGATCTATTGCGCTaatcttcatcttttttcccctctaTCTTTCATATTTCTATTCACCATGGGTCGGATGGCGCCCAGAAAGCGGAGGGAATGCGAACAAACTCAACCGGCGATGGGTAGCTTCTTCATGTTCGCTTAATGCTTCAGCCATCAAACGTTGAAATTGTGCGAAGCAATACACAACATCTGCTAGATGGAAGCCGTTTGGTTCAATCCGCTCCCACCTTACGGGCTTGATAGAAGAGTTAGACAAGTTGATTGAACGATAAACTTAAAACTAATATAaacttaatattttaattttgtcatGCACATTGCATACTCAAAGGCGTACAATTGTCCTAATTTAATATAAGCCATAACTTTTGGCCATTCATTCATCTAGTTTAAGGCTTGATTACTAAGCAaatcgtaataattactttagCTTACTTACGTACAATAAATTTGActtatttacattttctgCATCaatgttataatttttttttgttttttgtattgtttgaaATAGCTATCACGAATAGACTAATTTTTAAAGGTTATGGTGTCATAACAAACGTATTTGTCAAGCACCAAATTATTCTGAAATGTTATAGCAATTAAACGAATAAAGAGACCCTAatagaattgatttttttaaagttttttgcaaatgtacttttttaaattaatctgTTCGTGTTTCTTCATTCTCAAAGAGTACAAACAAAGCTCTTGAACAGTAATAACTCagaaatgaataattttttatataCACTGGATTGTGGAGCAATGCTGTGCTTTGTAAATAGTAgccaaataaaatgtttaccaCAGCTCCCAAAATTATGCAATGtgcaaaacaatattcaaatttcTTATCATTTTCTCTATTTCATGAATTAATCAGGGAAGGTGTACATGCGCATCAACGACAACTATTAACGACCGACTGGAACCGGACTCTACAATCTTGTGAGCAGGGGAACCATTAATCACGTACACCTTACCCACAGCGTGTACGTTACCCTCCTCAGAGTCGGATGAAGCTCCTATGATGAACagataattattttccatctGTGTTCTGCGTTGGATATGAATTGCTGTAATCGTGCTGACAATCACGTTCTACGGTTCGTTGATTCTAATGCAGTGTTAAGGCAATGAAACTAGGCGCttatgtatgtgtatttgtgaCAGAAcaaagcagaacaaaaataGCAAAGACAAAATCGAAACCAGACATTTCACAATATGTGTCTTTGCAGCCTGATTTGAAACAAGCCAGATATGTTTGACAAATCTGTTTCCCCGAAAATTCAAAAGCACCTGCAGACTATGTTGTTGTTACGCTCGCTCGTCTTACGGGCAAAGGTTACTTGCAACGGCATCAAGCGAGAATACGGAAAATGTGTAAACTCACCATCAGCTGTATCAACGCTTAGGCACGAAATTGGCCAAAACATTGGTTATGTAAACCCTGCTTTTCTTATCCCTGATAACACCAGACGAGGCCCCCACTGTTTCGCGGGGGGGATTCAAACTCTAATCATTTTCGGAACCCGCTGCAGTGTGTGCATCGTATCTTTAATCCAAGTGCCGATAAGCGGTGCGAAACCGAGTACGAGTACTTAAATCGTTCCAATCGACCGACCGGCTCTACTTTCGCTGGCGTCTCTAAGACTCCGAGTTCGACCGAGTTTCTGTTTGTTCGATTGTTGAGATAGTTGAGATTCAGGATGCCTGGTCCGTTTGAGATTGATCGTTCGCCACCGAGCGCCGAGCTGCTGGAGGTCGCCAAACAGGAGCTCCGGGAGACGCCAGAAGTCCGTGCCGCTGCCGTGGAGGAGCTGCGCAAGCTGCTGAAATCGAGCGACCTGAACTTCCCGGACGATGAAGAGTTCCTGCTGATCTACCTTCGTCCATCGAAGTTTTATCCCGAAAGTGCACTCAAGTTGGTAAGTTTTTTGGACGAATGTCTGTGTTCTAGATTGAAGTTGCTCAGTGTGTCCTTCTCAATCTACCCAAAAGATGCGCAATGTAGCCGAGTTTAACAAAACCTACAAGGATCTCCTGCACAACTTAATGCCGGTGGATGTAAAGCCCGTGTTCGTCGATCATGGGCTGATCAACATCTTCACCAACCGGGATCAGAAGGGTCGCCGACTGATGGTGGTGCACATGGGCGAGAAGTGGAACACGAAGGAGGTGACCGAGGATCAGATCTTCCGGGCACTGTACACCATCCAGAAGCTGGCCGTCCTCGAACCCGCTACCCAAATTAATGGTGCGGTTGTGATCTATGACTTCAAGGGTATGGGCATGGGCCACGTAAAGGCAATGTCGACGAGCGGCGCCAAGCGATTGCTGACGTTCATTCAGGAGGCCTGCCCGCTCCGCATGAAGGCTGTCCACTTCGTTAACGAGCCGATGATCTTCAACATGGTCTGGTCGCTGTTCAAGCCGTTCGTGAAGGAGAAGCTGAACAAGCGCGTATGTAGAAAGTGCCCAGCAACCTTGATAAGCGGCGTTGTCGTCGTCGCAAGGGCAAGGTTACGCGATGGTCATGCTTCTTTAATGATGCTCCTATTATTTTGCTCCCTTCCAGATGTTCTTCCACGGTGAGAAGATGGCTAAGCTGCACGAACATATCCCCAAGGACTACCTGCCATCGAATTATGGCGGAACACTACCGGCGCTAGACTACGGTGGCAAGGAATGGTACCCGGTTGCTGAGCAGCACACCGACTTCATCACAAAGTGGAACTCGTGCGGTTTCAAATAAGCCACACTTTCACCTTCATCTTAACctttaaaacacattaaaaccctttttttttttttttttttttttttttttttttttttttttttttttttttttttttttcaaccgagcacacccgggataaggtgccctttcacagctcggagaaggaaatgtctcccagcaaagaggaaaggagtatactaattttaagtttattgtaagcaatacggcctggccgtcccttatgaataaaaaaaaaaaaaaaaaaaacccttttttaacaaaaaaaaaaaaaacaattcatttcTTGCTGTTTCACTGTTGAACAAATGCGTTCCTTATCATTGATGACCTTTGCTCGAGAGGGTGGCTTTAATCCTTCGCGATCAATTACGATAAGATTAGGGAGGAGTGCGCTTTTGTGTTTGGGTGGGATTTGCTTGAGTGATTACTATTGGAATCGATTTACAACCGTACAAGGAATGAATTTGATTAAACACAAAAGGCAACGTTTATTGCCAGGCGGCGAAGATAACGAGAGTTGCTACCCTACAGAGGGTCATCAGAACTCTCataagatatttttaaattgttccaaaaatattttc encodes the following:
- the LOC126565174 gene encoding retinaldehyde-binding protein 1-like, whose protein sequence is MPGPFEIDRSPPSAELLEVAKQELRETPEVRAAAVEELRKLLKSSDLNFPDDEEFLLIYLRPSKFYPESALKLMRNVAEFNKTYKDLLHNLMPVDVKPVFVDHGLINIFTNRDQKGRRLMVVHMGEKWNTKEVTEDQIFRALYTIQKLAVLEPATQINGAVVIYDFKGMGMGHVKAMSTSGAKRLLTFIQEACPLRMKAVHFVNEPMIFNMVWSLFKPFVKEKLNKRMFFHGEKMAKLHEHIPKDYLPSNYGGTLPALDYGGKEWYPVAEQHTDFITKWNSCGFK
- the LOC126565103 gene encoding alpha-tocopherol transfer protein-like translates to MSIKYNEKNYPYIDLGRGYIIYLQDDDYTEQRWIVKAEQELNETPENKARSLEQLREMLRGEKKLTVPLDDEKFLLKFLRPLAYDVQKAFECIRHTFAMKRSYGKDYYEGRIKPSHIRHIYDSGMVSFLPLRDDDGCGICVTQLGRKWNTSKVSMYDVVALFRINIEASLMDPLVQVNGIRIIFDFDGLSMSHVAQASPKHAMVSLQWIQKCCPLQLKSIHIVNNSMLFNVLFTIFKPFISKELRDKMHFHNRDFSSLTKCISPKCLPPAYGGTLDAPECEGQLLGDFMQLYDKHYETMDAYGYDESNAN